The nucleotide sequence GAATCGAATCCTCAAGCATATTCCATGCTTTGGGTAGACGCACGACAATCTCAGAAAAGCGGTGATTCACTGCACGAATCTCGACTGTTGCTCGAATGGAGCCTTTGCTATCTTCTTTTCTACCGTAACCAGTCATGCTTCGAATCACAAGTTTTCACTTCCATAGACGCAAAATCGTTAATTTATTATAGGAGACAACTCTTGGCAGTGTCAACCGAAGCAACCCCACCACGATAAGATTCCTCCTTGCTCTGACTTATGCTACACTGTGACTGGCAGCTCTCTATACTATTATTCTAGCCATTTTTTTGATCTGAGGTGACTTTTGTGGCATTTGATGGCGTAGTAACCCGCTCTGTTGCGCGGGAATTACATAAACTGGTAGGAGGACGCATCTCGAAAATCCACCAGCCCCACCATAGCGATATTGTTATGCAAGTACGGACACAAGGAGAAACAGTAAGGTTCCTCCTGTCTGCAAACCCGACCTATCCCCGCTTGCACATTACAACAGAAGAATTCACGAATCCGCTGGAAGCTCCAATGTTTTGCATGCTGTTGCGCAAGCATTGCGAAGGCGGCGTCATTGAATCTGTCCAGCAAATCGGGATGGAGCGAATTATTCACATCGACGTACGCACCCGGGATGAGCTGGGTGACACGGCTGTTCGCCGAATTATTGTAGAGATCATGGGAAAGCACAGTAACATCATCCTCATCGATCCTGCAACCGGAATGATTTTGGATAGCGCCATGCACGTGACGCTCGCCATTAGCCAGTACAGACAAGTTACGCCTGGCAGACCTTACGTCTCTCCTCCGAGCCAAGATAAACGCGACCCTCTCACTGTAACCGAGCAAGCGTTTCTTTCTTCCCTCGACTGGAACGGCGGTCGTTTGGACAAGCAAATCGTAGATGGCTATACCGGGATCAGTCCCTTATTGGCAAAAGAAATTTTGCACAGATCCGGCCTCGCGAATCGTGAAACACTGTGGGCAGCCTTTTCACAGGTGATGAAGGCAATCAGCGCTCATGAGTATGTGCCATCCATTGTAGAGGCAAATGGCAAAGCGTATTTTCACGTCGTTGAGCTGACTCATCTCTCAAACGGGGTTAGCACCCCCTATCCTTCCGTCCAAGAATGCTTGCAGGCATTTTACGAAGGAAAGGCGCTCCGTGATACCGTCAAGCAGCGTGCGCACGATTTAATTCGTTTTGTCACCGCTGAGCGCAATAAAAATGAAAAGAAAATCGAGAAGCTCGAGCAAACACTGCAAGATGCGCATGAAGCAGATCAGTTCCGCCTGTACGGTGAATTGATCACCGCCAATATGCATCAAATGAAGCGAGGGGATCGCGAGCTCGTCACTGTCAATTGGTACGACGAAGCGGGAGGTACCATCACGATTCCGCTCGATCCATTGAAGACCCCCTCGGAAAATTTGCAGTCGTATTACAAGCGGTATAACAAGGCAAAAAACAGCCTTTCTATCGTGAGTGAGCAGATCGAGCAAGCGAAGACAGAACTCTTGTATTTGGACGGCGTATTGGTTCAACTGGAGCATGCCACTTTAAAAGATGCCGAAGAAATTCGCGAGGAGCTCGTGGAGCAAGGCTACATGCGAGATCGTAAAAAACGCGGTCCGCGCAAGAAAAAAGACACCCGACCCGAGCTGGATGCGTACCTTTCTTCGGACGGCATTGAAATTTTGGTCGGCAAAAACAATAAACAAAATGAATTCTTGACCAACAAGCTCGCATCTTCGCAAGAAACTTGGCTACACACCAAGGATATCCCTGGGTCCCATGTCGTCATTCGCGCTCGGGAATTTTCGGATGAGACGTTGCTTGAAGCAGCAAATCTGGCGGCTTATTTCAGTCGCGCCAAAGAAGGAAGTCAAATTCCCGTAGATTACACGCTCGTCAAGCATGTAAAAAAACCGAGCGGAGCCAAGCCTGGCTATGTAATCTACGAGCAGCAACGAACGCTGTATGTGACCCCAGATGAAGCACTGATCCGCCGTCTAAAATCAAACACCTCTTCTACGAATAGCGCGACTACCTAAGTTCATACTAAGGGCATGAAAGGTGGTGTTCGCTCTTTGAACATCGTTCTCAAGCTCTTGTTTAACGGAATCATTGCCATTCCAGGGCTTTGGTGGTCAGGGACGTCCCTAATGTTTGCAGTGCTCGCAAGCGTGATTGTCAGTCTACTGGGTTATGTACTTGATTTGACAATCCTCCCACGTACGAACAATACGTTTGCGAGCTCCGCTGATTTCTTGTTCGTGTATGCCTCCTTGTGGCTTGGCTGTTACTTGTTTGGTCAGACCATATCCTTATCTGGTTTGTTGTTGACGGCATTTGCCATCACGGTGGTCGAATACTTTTTCCATGGTTACCTGCAACGGCACGGTGTCCACCATTCCAAGCATCCGGGCTGAAGCATCATTTCTATTTTGGAAGGAGGATCAGGATGAACGTCATTGGCATCATCCAGACCGATCTTAACGAATTCAACGTGCTGTTTGAACAGCAAGGCGGACAAGGCGGAAACGGACAAGGACAGCAATCACAAAACAGCGGACAAAACAACCAACAAG is from Brevibacillus brevis and encodes:
- a CDS encoding Rqc2 family fibronectin-binding protein, coding for MAFDGVVTRSVARELHKLVGGRISKIHQPHHSDIVMQVRTQGETVRFLLSANPTYPRLHITTEEFTNPLEAPMFCMLLRKHCEGGVIESVQQIGMERIIHIDVRTRDELGDTAVRRIIVEIMGKHSNIILIDPATGMILDSAMHVTLAISQYRQVTPGRPYVSPPSQDKRDPLTVTEQAFLSSLDWNGGRLDKQIVDGYTGISPLLAKEILHRSGLANRETLWAAFSQVMKAISAHEYVPSIVEANGKAYFHVVELTHLSNGVSTPYPSVQECLQAFYEGKALRDTVKQRAHDLIRFVTAERNKNEKKIEKLEQTLQDAHEADQFRLYGELITANMHQMKRGDRELVTVNWYDEAGGTITIPLDPLKTPSENLQSYYKRYNKAKNSLSIVSEQIEQAKTELLYLDGVLVQLEHATLKDAEEIREELVEQGYMRDRKKRGPRKKKDTRPELDAYLSSDGIEILVGKNNKQNEFLTNKLASSQETWLHTKDIPGSHVVIRAREFSDETLLEAANLAAYFSRAKEGSQIPVDYTLVKHVKKPSGAKPGYVIYEQQRTLYVTPDEALIRRLKSNTSSTNSATT
- a CDS encoding DUF2512 family protein → MNIVLKLLFNGIIAIPGLWWSGTSLMFAVLASVIVSLLGYVLDLTILPRTNNTFASSADFLFVYASLWLGCYLFGQTISLSGLLLTAFAITVVEYFFHGYLQRHGVHHSKHPG